From Candidatus Rokuibacteriota bacterium, one genomic window encodes:
- a CDS encoding HEPN domain-containing protein, which yields MTNRERAQQLFAEALGIAEDMQRAVARGRFNLATRRAQEVIELVVKALLNEVGVEYPRTHDPAPVLVETIRQRRLPADPAFLEWLSGLSNRLAEIRGPAFYHEIEVGEAEARRAVDAAERVLGFGQEFLGRLEKGQ from the coding sequence GTGACGAACCGCGAGCGGGCGCAGCAGCTCTTCGCAGAGGCGCTCGGAATCGCGGAGGACATGCAGAGGGCGGTGGCACGGGGGCGCTTCAATCTCGCGACACGCCGGGCGCAAGAAGTGATCGAACTGGTTGTGAAGGCGCTCCTGAACGAGGTAGGTGTTGAGTATCCCCGAACGCACGACCCGGCTCCCGTTCTGGTTGAAACAATCCGCCAGCGTCGCCTCCCGGCGGATCCGGCCTTCCTTGAGTGGCTGAGCGGGCTGTCAAACCGCTTGGCTGAAATTCGAGGTCCCGCCTTTTATCATGAGATCGAAGTTGGCGAGGCCGAGGCTCGAAGGGCAGTGGATGCCGCCGAGCGCGTGCTTGGGTTTGGCCAGGAATTCCTCGGGCGGCTAGAGAAAGGCCAGTGA
- a CDS encoding TIGR00269 family protein produces MKCRKCGGQAVLELRRHNAAFCAPDYLDFFRKQVREAIRRFRMFEKDESVLVAVSGGKDSLGLWDVLLGEGYASTGLYLDLGIFDYSRESKAKCEAFAAARGAKLLVVSVEEAVGAPIPGVQEATRRPPCSACGLSKRYLMNRAALEHGFSVVATGHNLDDEAATLFGSILHWETGSLARQSPMLPATHPKLVRRVKPLFRLTERETAAYAFLRRIDYIVEECPFSRGATSLLYKDILNRLEDASPGAKHNFLYGFLERGRPVFENPEGVQLNECARCGQVTTGTLCAFCKLVDRIKHAR; encoded by the coding sequence ATGAAGTGCCGGAAGTGCGGCGGCCAGGCGGTCCTCGAGCTGAGGCGGCACAACGCGGCCTTCTGCGCCCCCGACTACCTCGACTTCTTCAGAAAGCAGGTCCGCGAGGCCATCCGCCGGTTCAGGATGTTCGAGAAAGACGAGTCGGTGCTGGTGGCGGTCTCGGGAGGCAAGGACTCGCTGGGCCTCTGGGATGTCCTGCTCGGGGAGGGGTACGCTTCGACCGGGCTCTACCTGGACCTCGGGATCTTCGACTACTCGCGCGAGTCGAAGGCCAAGTGCGAGGCCTTCGCCGCCGCGCGTGGCGCCAAGCTCCTGGTGGTCTCGGTGGAGGAGGCGGTCGGCGCTCCGATTCCCGGCGTGCAGGAGGCGACACGGCGGCCTCCCTGCTCGGCCTGTGGCCTGTCCAAGCGCTACCTGATGAACCGGGCGGCGCTGGAGCACGGTTTCTCGGTCGTCGCCACGGGTCACAACCTGGACGACGAGGCCGCGACCCTGTTCGGCTCGATCCTCCACTGGGAGACCGGCTCGCTCGCGCGTCAATCGCCGATGCTTCCCGCGACCCATCCGAAGCTCGTCCGCCGGGTGAAGCCCCTCTTCCGTCTCACGGAACGGGAGACCGCGGCCTACGCCTTCCTCCGCCGGATCGACTACATCGTGGAGGAGTGCCCGTTCTCGAGGGGCGCGACCTCGCTCCTCTACAAGGACATCCTGAACCGGCTCGAGGACGCCTCACCGGGCGCCAAGCACAATTTCCTGTACGGCTTCCTCGAGCGGGGGCGCCCGGTCTTCGAGAACCCGGAAGGCGTCCAGCTCAACGAGTGTGCCCGCTGCGGCCAGGTGACCACCGGGACTCTGTGCGCCTTCTGCAAGCTGGTGGACCGGATCAAGCACGCCCGGTGA
- a CDS encoding nucleotidyltransferase domain-containing protein, whose amino-acid sequence MTRGEISEAWKALANRAVAEYREALGEDLLALACFGSVARGAPGPDSDLDLYVVTRSRVSSLIDPRLEPLTRFRETPEYQRLAREGHRPDPMPVFHSVAELAKHPWILLDIADHGVILYDPEGVLNRELEKVRCRLRELGSKRIERPDGSWYWDLKPDWRPGELVEL is encoded by the coding sequence ATGACGCGCGGTGAAATCTCGGAAGCGTGGAAGGCGCTGGCAAACCGGGCGGTTGCTGAGTATCGCGAAGCGTTGGGTGAAGACCTTCTCGCTCTGGCGTGCTTCGGGTCCGTCGCCCGCGGTGCGCCCGGACCTGACAGCGACCTGGACCTCTATGTGGTGACGCGGTCTCGCGTTTCATCTCTCATCGACCCCCGCCTGGAGCCACTCACGCGTTTCCGCGAGACCCCGGAGTATCAGAGGCTGGCACGCGAAGGACACCGACCCGACCCGATGCCCGTCTTCCACAGCGTGGCGGAGCTGGCGAAGCACCCCTGGATTCTGCTCGACATCGCCGACCACGGCGTAATCCTCTATGACCCCGAGGGCGTCCTGAATCGGGAGCTGGAGAAGGTTCGGTGTCGCTTGCGCGAACTTGGGAGCAAGCGGATCGAACGTCCCGACGGGAGCTGGTACTGGGACCTGAAGCCTGACTGGCGCCCTGGCGAGCTCGTCGAGCTGTGA
- a CDS encoding MBL fold metallo-hydrolase translates to MADELIFLGTAGGRMSVAKQLRASGGFWAVLGGTRLHVDPGPGALVHCHAKALKLDPTTLSAILLTHKHLDHAGDVNAMIEAMTEGGTKKRGRVLAPRDAYEDDPVIFRYVRSYPEKTEVLVEGGVYQLGALRIETPLRLKHPVETYGLRLVGPDLTVSLIACTGYFPAIEQAYAGDVLILNVVFLPRRDDSHLCLEDAERLIAAIRPRLAILTHFGMTMVRGKPWELADRVSQATGIKTLAARDHQRLDLAKALAPG, encoded by the coding sequence ATGGCAGATGAGCTGATCTTCCTCGGCACCGCCGGGGGCCGCATGAGCGTGGCCAAGCAGCTCCGGGCCTCCGGCGGCTTCTGGGCGGTCCTCGGCGGCACACGCCTCCACGTGGACCCGGGCCCCGGTGCCCTCGTCCACTGCCACGCCAAGGCCCTCAAGCTCGACCCCACGACGCTGAGCGCCATCCTCCTGACCCACAAGCACCTGGATCACGCCGGCGACGTCAACGCCATGATCGAGGCGATGACCGAGGGCGGGACGAAGAAGCGCGGGCGCGTCCTGGCGCCGCGGGACGCTTACGAGGATGATCCGGTGATCTTTCGCTATGTGAGGAGCTACCCCGAGAAGACGGAGGTCCTCGTGGAGGGTGGGGTCTATCAGCTCGGCGCGCTTCGTATCGAGACGCCCCTCAGGCTCAAGCATCCGGTCGAGACCTACGGGCTCAGGCTCGTCGGTCCGGACCTGACCGTGAGCCTGATCGCCTGCACCGGCTACTTCCCGGCCATCGAGCAAGCCTACGCAGGCGATGTCCTCATCCTGAACGTGGTCTTCCTCCCTCGCCGCGACGACAGTCACCTCTGCCTGGAGGATGCCGAGCGGTTGATCGCCGCCATCCGCCCGCGGCTCGCCATCCTGACCCATTTCGGCATGACGATGGTGCGCGGCAAGCCCTGGGAGCTCGCCGATCGGGTGAGCCAGGCGACGGGGATCAAAACCCTCGCCGCCCGCGACCACCAGCGCCTGGACCTGGCGAAGGCCCTCGCCCCGGGCTGA
- a CDS encoding DinB family protein — protein MTLPAAVQALWDELQAIRAEVLKEAEGLSQAQADWRPSERDWSAGEIVHHLTLAEVNTGKLTTKLTRDASQAGKLAPFPAGLKVFEPLPSSPPGPAEAPPVVRPEKGHPIGQLLADMKAARERSRQSIEKLGACDPRPLTWAHFRLGELNLAQWWILQARHDGDHLQQLRAVKAAPGFPGA, from the coding sequence AGCGTTGTGGGACGAGCTTCAGGCGATCCGCGCGGAGGTCCTGAAGGAGGCCGAAGGGCTTTCCCAGGCTCAGGCGGACTGGCGACCGAGCGAGCGGGACTGGTCCGCGGGTGAGATTGTCCACCACCTCACGCTGGCGGAGGTGAACACCGGAAAGCTCACCACCAAGCTCACGCGCGACGCCTCCCAGGCCGGTAAGCTCGCGCCGTTTCCCGCGGGCCTGAAGGTGTTCGAGCCGCTTCCATCGTCGCCACCGGGCCCGGCCGAGGCGCCACCGGTGGTGAGGCCGGAGAAGGGCCACCCGATCGGGCAGCTCCTGGCGGACATGAAGGCCGCGCGCGAACGGAGCCGCCAGTCCATCGAAAAGCTCGGCGCCTGTGACCCACGGCCCCTGACCTGGGCCCACTTCAGGCTGGGCGAGCTGAACCTGGCCCAGTGGTGGATCCTCCAGGCGCGGCACGACGGCGACCACCTCCAGCAGCTCCGCGCCGTCAAGGCCGCCCCGGGATTTCCAGGGGCGTGA